One window of the Rhizorhabdus dicambivorans genome contains the following:
- a CDS encoding JAB domain-containing protein, with protein sequence MATSQIDPAHDASGHRARLRKRLIEGGPEALQDHELVEYLLALAIPRRDTKPMARRLLKEYGGLGPLLSADPESLGRMELSEGVIAALKIAEASALRLLRSEIEQGDILSNWQALSDYLRADMAHRSIERVRVLHLNSKNRLIRDELVSEGSIDQAAVHVREVIRRAIELSSVALIIVHNHPTHSFRSRRITFKHVETLEKSPIFGIA encoded by the coding sequence ATGGCGACCAGTCAAATCGATCCTGCTCATGACGCCAGCGGCCATCGCGCCCGCCTGCGCAAGCGCCTGATCGAAGGCGGCCCCGAGGCGCTCCAGGACCATGAACTGGTCGAATATCTGCTCGCCCTTGCCATCCCGCGCCGCGACACCAAGCCGATGGCCCGGCGCCTGCTCAAGGAATATGGCGGCCTAGGCCCCCTGCTATCGGCCGATCCCGAATCGCTCGGCCGGATGGAGTTGAGCGAAGGAGTGATCGCGGCGCTCAAGATCGCCGAGGCGTCCGCGCTCCGACTGTTGCGCAGCGAGATCGAGCAGGGCGACATCCTGTCGAATTGGCAGGCGCTGAGCGATTATCTGCGTGCCGACATGGCGCATCGCTCGATCGAGCGGGTCCGCGTACTGCATCTGAACAGCAAGAACAGGCTGATCCGGGACGAACTGGTTTCCGAGGGATCGATCGACCAGGCGGCCGTGCATGTACGCGAGGTCATACGCCGCGCGATCGAACTGAGTTCGGTCGCGCTGATCATCGTCCATAACCACCCCACTCACTCATTTCGATCCCGCAGGATCACGTTCAAACACGTTGAAACACTAGAGAAATCGCCCATTTTTGGCATTGCGTAG
- the istB gene encoding IS21-like element helper ATPase IstB → MPLPAIEAEPTSVPPAVLLANHLKALKLPTFVREYEKVAFEAAQDRADYPRYLLRLCELERIDRERRMVERRIRMARFPHTKSFDTFDFAAQPSLNKALVLELARGEWIERRRNVIALGPSGTGKTHTALALGLAACQKGHSVAFTTAAALVHDLMEARDERRLRSLQKHLASVKLLILDELGYVPFTAVGGELLFEVLSQRYERGSTLITSNLPFDEWTSVFGSERLTGALLDRLTHHVHILEMNGDSFRLASSRKRQKDKGEDK, encoded by the coding sequence ATGCCGCTGCCAGCCATCGAGGCCGAACCCACCAGCGTGCCGCCCGCTGTACTACTGGCCAACCATCTCAAAGCGCTCAAGCTGCCCACCTTTGTGCGCGAGTATGAGAAGGTCGCCTTCGAGGCCGCGCAGGATCGGGCCGATTACCCCCGCTATCTGCTGCGCCTGTGCGAACTTGAACGGATTGATCGCGAGCGCCGGATGGTGGAGCGCCGTATCCGCATGGCTCGCTTCCCGCACACCAAGAGCTTTGACACCTTCGACTTTGCAGCCCAGCCATCACTGAACAAGGCCTTGGTTCTGGAACTGGCGCGCGGTGAATGGATCGAGCGGCGGCGTAATGTCATTGCGCTGGGCCCCAGCGGCACCGGTAAGACCCACACCGCCCTCGCGCTAGGACTGGCTGCGTGCCAGAAAGGGCACAGCGTGGCCTTCACAACGGCCGCGGCGTTGGTCCATGACCTGATGGAGGCTCGCGACGAGCGTCGCTTGCGCAGCCTGCAAAAGCATCTGGCATCTGTAAAGCTGCTGATCCTCGACGAGTTGGGATATGTACCATTCACCGCCGTGGGCGGCGAGTTGCTGTTCGAGGTACTCAGCCAGCGCTATGAACGCGGCAGCACGCTGATCACCAGCAATCTGCCCTTCGATGAATGGACATCGGTGTTCGGCTCCGAACGCCTGACCGGCGCCCTGCTCGACCGGCTGACACACCACGTCCACATTCTCGAGATGAATGGTGACAGCTTCCGTCTCGCCAGCAGCCGCAAGCGCCAGAAGGACAAGGGGGAGGATAAATGA
- a CDS encoding 3'-5' exonuclease — MKCKMTTSSDHLESMAQTLEATGDYRVIRRLKPRPSNMPSPETPVRLGMVVDVETTGLDPQRDEIIELAMTPFSYGLDGTVFSVGDSFQGLHQPSELILPEITAITGITNEMVAGQIIDPALVAKFAAPASLVIAHNAAFDRRFLERFSDVFSTKPWACSLSQVDWAAEGFEGAKLAYLAQAAGFFYDRHRAMHDCLATIELLAMRLPRSGVTGLSRLLAGARTVAWRIWAENSPFDLKDVLKARGYRWNGDPGPQPRAWYIDVPEAQREAELRFLRSEIYRYEVDLPVRRIDAYDRFSDRI, encoded by the coding sequence ATGAAGTGCAAGATGACGACCTCTTCTGACCATCTGGAGTCCATGGCGCAGACGCTAGAGGCGACCGGCGATTATCGCGTCATCCGGCGTCTTAAGCCGCGTCCATCCAATATGCCGTCTCCCGAAACTCCCGTCCGACTCGGCATGGTGGTGGATGTGGAGACAACGGGGCTCGATCCCCAGCGCGACGAGATCATAGAACTCGCCATGACGCCATTCAGCTACGGCTTGGATGGCACCGTTTTCAGTGTGGGCGACAGCTTCCAAGGGCTGCATCAGCCGAGCGAGCTTATTCTCCCGGAGATCACCGCGATCACAGGCATCACCAACGAGATGGTGGCTGGCCAGATCATCGATCCCGCCCTGGTGGCCAAATTCGCGGCGCCAGCTTCGCTCGTCATCGCGCACAACGCGGCGTTCGACCGCCGCTTCCTCGAGCGCTTCAGCGACGTGTTCTCGACGAAGCCCTGGGCCTGCTCGCTCAGCCAGGTCGACTGGGCGGCGGAAGGATTCGAGGGCGCGAAGCTCGCCTATCTCGCTCAGGCGGCCGGCTTCTTCTATGACCGTCACCGTGCGATGCACGACTGTCTTGCGACGATCGAGCTGTTGGCGATGCGGCTGCCCCGATCTGGCGTTACGGGCCTTAGCCGCCTTCTGGCCGGCGCTCGTACTGTCGCCTGGCGCATCTGGGCGGAGAACTCGCCCTTCGACCTCAAGGATGTTCTCAAGGCGCGGGGATACCGTTGGAACGGCGATCCCGGCCCGCAGCCGCGCGCTTGGTATATCGACGTTCCCGAAGCCCAACGCGAGGCTGAGCTTCGGTTCTTGAGATCGGAAATCTATCGGTATGAGGTCGATCTCCCGGTCCGGCGGATCGATGCCTATGATCGGTTTTCAGATCGCATTTAA
- a CDS encoding tyrosine-type recombinase/integrase: MPALTDTAIRHALKRVEISRKQENLADGEGRGTGRLVLVLKPMPKRVTADWMAQQWRDGKRTKKKIGAYPSTSLAEAREVFKRDYADVIQKGRSIKIASDTRPGTVADLFEGYVASLKAADKPSWKETEKGLNKIADTLGRNRLAREIEAEEVVELIRPIYERGAKSMADHVRSYLHAAFGWGMKSDNDYRQQSARRFRIPFNPATGIPTEPKVKGTRWLDEDEFVQLYRWLECPDTPVHPPYTRAVRIIMLTGQRVQEIASLHIDQWDAKEKIIDWSKTKNNQPHAVPVPELAAELLASINVNEYGWFFPSATDPSKPVSHGTLYSFMWRQRDRGVIPYVTNRDLRRTFKTLTGKAGISKEIRDRLQNHALQDVSSKHYDRWHYMVEKRAGMAKWDKFVRAMLAKKRLKAAA; this comes from the coding sequence ATGCCAGCCCTGACCGACACCGCTATCCGACATGCGCTGAAGCGCGTCGAGATCAGCCGCAAGCAGGAGAACCTTGCCGATGGCGAGGGGCGCGGCACTGGCCGGCTCGTCCTTGTTCTCAAGCCGATGCCGAAGCGCGTCACGGCCGACTGGATGGCGCAGCAATGGCGTGACGGCAAACGCACCAAGAAGAAGATCGGTGCCTACCCTTCGACGTCGCTCGCGGAGGCTCGTGAGGTTTTCAAGCGCGACTATGCCGACGTGATCCAGAAGGGCCGGAGCATCAAGATCGCATCCGACACCCGCCCCGGCACTGTCGCTGACCTCTTCGAAGGATACGTCGCGTCACTCAAGGCTGCCGACAAGCCCTCCTGGAAGGAGACTGAGAAGGGCCTCAACAAGATCGCCGACACCCTTGGGCGCAACCGCCTCGCCCGCGAGATCGAGGCCGAGGAAGTCGTCGAACTGATCCGCCCGATCTATGAGCGCGGCGCCAAGTCGATGGCCGACCATGTGCGCTCCTACCTCCATGCGGCCTTTGGCTGGGGCATGAAGTCCGACAACGACTATCGGCAGCAGTCGGCTCGCCGCTTTCGCATCCCCTTCAATCCGGCGACAGGCATTCCGACCGAACCTAAGGTCAAGGGCACTCGCTGGCTCGACGAGGACGAGTTCGTGCAGCTCTATCGTTGGCTGGAATGCCCCGACACGCCGGTTCACCCGCCCTATACCCGCGCCGTCAGGATCATCATGCTGACCGGCCAGCGCGTCCAGGAGATCGCGAGCCTTCACATCGACCAGTGGGACGCGAAGGAAAAGATCATCGACTGGTCCAAGACCAAGAACAATCAGCCCCATGCCGTTCCTGTGCCTGAGTTGGCCGCAGAGCTACTCGCATCCATCAACGTCAACGAATATGGCTGGTTCTTCCCGTCGGCCACAGACCCGTCCAAGCCCGTCAGCCACGGCACGCTTTACTCGTTCATGTGGCGCCAGCGGGACCGCGGCGTGATACCCTATGTGACAAACCGCGACCTGCGCCGGACCTTCAAGACGCTGACCGGCAAGGCGGGGATCTCGAAAGAAATCCGCGACCGCCTTCAGAACCATGCTTTGCAGGACGTCAGCTCCAAGCACTATGACCGCTGGCACTACATGGTGGAAAAGCGCGCGGGCATGGCGAAATGGGACAAGTTCGTCCGCGCCATGCTCGCCAAGAAGCGCCTGAAAGCAGCGGCATGA
- the istA gene encoding IS21 family transposase — MKRVELYQKVRRAVLIDGMSRRAAARYFGINRKTVDKMLCFPEPAAHGRSGQTYSRKLSGFTDIIDQILVDDRKVHIKQRHTAARIFERLRDEHGFTGGITIVRDYVAGAKLRSREVFIPLSHKPGHAQVDFGEADGIIDGKLVRFHYFCMDLPHSDAPFVKAYPAEVAEAFCEGHVAAFAFFGGIPQSILYDNTKLAVAQILGDGKRERSRMFSTLQSHYLFEDKFGRPGKGNDKGKVEGLVGYSRRHFMVPRPEAPSFDALNARFVEQCMERRQAILRGHERSIGDRLVADLAAFMPLPAVPFDPCHMVTGRASSMSLVRYRTNDYSVPTAYAHQEVVIKGYVDRVAIICGGELIAVHPRSYEREDFIANPLHYLALLEQKPRALDQAAPLDGWVLAEPMHRIRRLMEARSGKEGRREFIQVLRLCERFEQSLVEWAVARALEMGAISFDAIKMIALARLEQRVPRLDLQFYPHLPRANVGRTDPRTYMGLLSQAGTPATGVAA, encoded by the coding sequence ATGAAGAGAGTGGAGCTTTATCAGAAGGTCCGCCGCGCCGTGCTGATTGACGGGATGAGCCGTCGCGCTGCCGCCCGGTATTTTGGGATCAATCGCAAGACCGTCGACAAGATGCTGTGCTTTCCAGAGCCAGCAGCGCACGGCCGGAGCGGGCAAACCTACAGCCGCAAGCTGTCCGGATTTACCGACATCATTGACCAAATCCTGGTGGATGACCGCAAGGTTCACATCAAACAGCGACACACTGCCGCGCGTATTTTCGAGCGTCTGCGCGATGAACATGGCTTCACCGGCGGCATCACCATTGTTCGCGACTATGTGGCGGGCGCCAAGTTGCGCAGCCGCGAGGTGTTCATACCATTGAGCCACAAGCCGGGGCATGCGCAGGTGGATTTTGGTGAGGCGGACGGGATCATCGACGGCAAGTTGGTGCGGTTCCACTATTTCTGCATGGACCTGCCGCACAGCGATGCGCCGTTCGTTAAAGCCTATCCTGCCGAGGTGGCTGAGGCATTTTGCGAAGGGCACGTGGCGGCCTTTGCCTTCTTCGGCGGCATCCCGCAGTCGATCCTGTATGACAACACCAAGCTGGCAGTGGCGCAGATCCTGGGCGACGGGAAGCGCGAGCGCAGCCGGATGTTCTCGACCCTCCAGAGCCATTACCTGTTCGAAGACAAATTCGGGCGCCCCGGCAAGGGTAACGACAAGGGCAAGGTCGAGGGGCTGGTCGGTTATTCCCGGCGCCACTTCATGGTGCCGAGGCCAGAGGCGCCCAGCTTTGATGCGCTGAACGCGCGCTTTGTCGAACAATGCATGGAGCGACGACAGGCCATCTTGCGCGGGCATGAGCGCAGCATCGGTGACAGGCTGGTGGCTGATCTGGCGGCCTTTATGCCGCTACCGGCGGTGCCGTTCGATCCCTGCCATATGGTGACGGGGCGGGCCTCGTCGATGTCGCTGGTGCGCTATCGTACCAATGATTATTCGGTGCCGACGGCCTATGCCCACCAGGAGGTCGTAATCAAAGGCTATGTCGATCGGGTTGCGATCATCTGTGGCGGGGAGCTGATCGCAGTGCATCCGCGCAGCTATGAGCGGGAGGACTTCATTGCCAACCCGCTGCACTATCTGGCGCTGTTAGAACAGAAACCCCGCGCGCTTGATCAGGCAGCGCCGCTCGATGGCTGGGTGCTGGCTGAACCGATGCATCGCATCCGACGACTGATGGAGGCGCGCAGCGGCAAAGAGGGACGGCGCGAGTTCATCCAGGTGCTGCGGCTATGCGAACGCTTCGAGCAGTCCCTGGTGGAATGGGCAGTGGCCCGCGCGCTGGAGATGGGGGCAATCAGCTTCGATGCGATCAAGATGATCGCGCTGGCCCGCCTCGAACAGCGTGTGCCGCGCCTCGATCTGCAATTTTACCCGCATTTGCCGCGCGCGAATGTCGGGCGTACCGATCCGCGCACCTACATGGGCCTGCTCTCGCAGGCAGGCACTCCAGCGACGGGAGTGGCAGCATGA